The following are from one region of the Dermacentor albipictus isolate Rhodes 1998 colony chromosome 5, USDA_Dalb.pri_finalv2, whole genome shotgun sequence genome:
- the LOC139060258 gene encoding uncharacterized protein has translation MPPDQTGFRQNLDFINLRRAYGQPVITEIRQYISLTSRASAFKNHLNFNLTCKSRGLIPRSLRLNRPVRSSFGFSVVAKAEKLLLQARILECRQFVRNLQNEAFFARRRLEHRVPDEFASIQLHANFKARLQSRRTQETHERKLARLSPPADALHRNVAPSAVHNLWSHKPNSAELAVLSLGLNFNLGPQKDAKRLVCAVENAISQIEPSKREEARTRTIGILSRLRAHPSASPLSAEENKAIKDLRSNQNLVILPADKGNATVLLNRTDYRDKMLSLLADEATYSRLKKDPTLKIQRELQKLLTDVFRFVDPRHKGLYFSLLCTNGSAPALYERTPIDVPDLKRLLLFCLENTYFTFEGTFYSHGGVPSRMLLHFSQDRFEGCLVLDFLFYL, from the exons atgcctcccgaccagacgggcttccgtcaaaacctcgacttcattAACCTTCGCCGGGCGTACGGCCAGCCAGTCATCACCGAGATTCGCCAGTACATTTCACTGACAAGCAGAGCTTCTGCATTCAAAAATCATCTTAACTTCAACCTGACCTGCAAGTCCCGAGGACTTATTCCACGCTCGCTACGTCTCAACAGGCCTGTACGTTCAAGTTTTGGTTTCAGCGTGGTTGCCAAGGCGGAAAAACTTCTTTTACAAGCCAGGATCTTGGAATGCAGACAGTTCGTGAGGAACCTACaaaatgaagctttctttgcgcgCCGTCGCCTTGAGCACCGGGTCCCAGACGAGTTCGCAAGCATTCAACTACACGCAAATTTCAAGGCCAGGCTACAATCCCGTCGTACGCAGGAGACTCACGAAAGAAAACTTGCTAGACTGTCGCCACCCGCTGATGCCTTGCACAGAAACGTTGCCCCGTCCGCCGTGCACAATCTCTGGTCGCACAAGCCCAATTCGGCAGAACTCGCAGTCCTGAGCCTGGGCTTGAACTTCAACCTTGGACCGCAGAAGGATGCAAAAAGGTTGGTCTGTGCGGTAGAAAATGCTATCAGCCAAATTGAACCTTCAAAGAGGGAGGAGGCACGAACCCGCACCATAGGCATTCTTTCGCGGCTTCGCGCACACCCCTCCGCCTCCCCGCTTTCAGCGGAAGAAAACAAGGCGATCAAAGACCTTCGCTCAAACCAAAATCTCGTCATCCTCCCGGCTGACAAGGGCAACGCCACGGTGCTACTCAACAGGACTGACTACCGTGACAAGATGCTGTCACTTCTTGCGGACGAGGCAACGTACAGTCGTCTGAAGAAGGATCCCACGCTGAAGATACAGagggagctacagaagcttcttACGGATGTGTTCCGGTTTGTAGATCCAAGGCACAAAGGGTTGTACTTCTCCCTTCTGTGCACTAACGGTTCGGCGCCGGCGCTCTACG AAAGGACGCCCATCGACGTTCCTGACTTGAAGAGGCTCCTCCTGTTCTGCCTGGAGAACACTTACTTCACTTTTGAAGGCACCTTCTACAG